From a region of the Sander lucioperca isolate FBNREF2018 chromosome 8, SLUC_FBN_1.2, whole genome shotgun sequence genome:
- the LOC116051410 gene encoding gamma-crystallin M3-like isoform X4, protein MTNTNMNMRGKIIFYEERNFQGRHYECMSDCSDMSSYMSRCHSCRVESGCFMVYDRPNYMGNQYFMRRGEYADYMSMMGMRDSIRSCRMIPMHRGQFRMKIYERENFGGQSYELMDDCDNMMDRYRMNDCQSCNVMDGHWLMYEQPNYRGRMMYMRPGEYRSFRDMGMSGMRWMSMRRIMDSCY, encoded by the exons ATGACCAATACCAACATGAACATGAGGGGCAAg ATCATCTTCTACGAGGAGAGGAACTTCCAGGGTCGCCACTATGAGTGCATGAGCGACTGCTCTGACATGTCCTCCTACATGAGCAGGTGCCACTCCTGCAGGGTGGAGAGCGGCTGCTTCATGGTCTACGACCGTCCCAACTACATGGGAAACCAGTACTTCATGAGGAGGGGCGAGTACGCTGATTACATGAGCATGATGGGAATGAGAGACAGCATCAGGTCTTGCCGTATGATCCCCATG CACAGAGGTCAGTTCAGGATGAAGATCTATGAGAGGGAGAACTTCGGTGGTCAGAGTTACGAGCTGATGGACGACTGTGACAACATGATGGACCGTTACCGTATGAATGACTGCCAGTCCTGCAACGTGATGGACGGCCACTGGCTGATGTACGAGCAGCCCAACTACAGAGGCAGGATGATGTACATGAGGCCCGGAGAGTACAGGAGCTTCAGGGACATGGGCATGAGTGGCATGAGGTGGATGAGCATGAGGCGTATCATGGACTCCTGCTACTAA
- the LOC116051410 gene encoding gamma-crystallin M3-like isoform X5, with product MTNTNMNMRGKIIFYEERNFQGRHYECMSDCSDMSSYMSRCHSCRVESGCFMVYDRPNYMGNQYFMRRGEYADYMSMMGMRDSIRSCRMIPMHRGQFRMKIYERENFGGQSYELMDDCDNMMDRYRMNDCQSCNVMDGHWLMYEQPNYRGRMMYMRPGEYRSFRDMGMSGMRWMSMRRIMDSCY from the exons ATCATCTTCTACGAGGAGAGGAACTTCCAGGGTCGCCACTATGAGTGCATGAGCGACTGCTCTGACATGTCCTCCTACATGAGCAGGTGCCACTCCTGCAGGGTGGAGAGCGGCTGCTTCATGGTCTACGACCGTCCCAACTACATGGGAAACCAGTACTTCATGAGGAGGGGCGAGTACGCTGATTACATGAGCATGATGGGAATGAGAGACAGCATCAGGTCTTGCCGTATGATCCCCATG CACAGAGGTCAGTTCAGGATGAAGATCTATGAGAGGGAGAACTTCGGTGGTCAGAGTTACGAGCTGATGGACGACTGTGACAACATGATGGACCGTTACCGTATGAATGACTGCCAGTCCTGCAACGTGATGGACGGCCACTGGCTGATGTACGAGCAGCCCAACTACAGAGGCAGGATGATGTACATGAGGCCCGGAGAGTACAGGAGCTTCAGGGACATGGGCATGAGTGGCATGAGGTGGATGAGCATGAGGCGTATCATGGACTCCTGCTACTAA
- the LOC116052556 gene encoding gamma-crystallin M3-like — MTNTDMNMRGKIIFYEERNFQGRHYECMSDCSDMSSYMSRCHSCRVESGCFMVYDRPNYMGNQYFMRRGEYADYMSMMGMRDCIRSCRMIPMHRGQFRIKIYERENFGGQSYELMDDCDNMMDRYRMNDCQSCNVMDGHWLMYEQPNYRGRMMYMRPGEYRSFRDMGMSGMRWMSMRRIMDSGY; from the exons ATGACCAACACCGACATGAACATGAGGGGCAAG ATTATCTTCTACGAGGAGAGGAACTTCCAGGGTCGCCACTATGAGTGCATGAGCGACTGCTCTGACATGTCCTCCTACATGAGCAGGTGCCACTCTTGCAGGGTGGAGAGCGGCTGCTTCATGGTCTACGACCGTCCCAACTACATGGGAAACCAGTACTTCATGAGGAGGGGCGAGTACGCTGACTACATGAGCATGATGGGAATGAGAGACTGCATCAGGTCTTGCCGTATGATCCCCATG CACAGAGGTCAGTTCAGGATAAAGATCTATGAGAGGGAGAACTTCGGTGGTCAGAGTTACGAGCTGATGGACGACTGCGACAACATGATGGACCGTTACCGTATGAATGACTGCCAGTCCTGCAACGTGATGGACGGCCACTGGCTGATGTACGAGCAGCCCAACTACAGAGGCAGGATGATGTACATGAGGCCCGGAGAGTACAGGAGCTTCAGGGACATGGGCATGAGCGGCATGAGGTGGATGAGCATGAGGCGTATCATGGACTCTGGCTACTAA
- the LOC116050289 gene encoding gamma-crystallin M2-like — MTNTNMNMRGKIIFYEERNFQGRHYECMNDCSDMSSYMSRCHSCRVESGCFMVYDRTNYMGSQYFMRRGEYADCMSMMGMRDCIRSCRMIPMHRGQFRMKIYERENFGGQSYEMMDDCDNIMDRYRMNDCQSCHVMDGHWLMYEQPNYRGRMMYMRPGEYRSFRDMGMSGMRWMSMRRIMDSGY, encoded by the exons ATGACCAATACCAACATGAACATGAGGGGCAAG ATCATCTTCTACGAGGAGAGGAACTTCCAGGGTCGCCACTATGAGTGCATGAACGACTGCTCTGACATGTCCTCCTACATGAGCAGGTGCCACTCTTGCAGGGTGGAGAGCGGCTGCTTCATGGTCTACGACCGCACCAACTACATGGGAAGCCAGTACTTCATGAGGAGGGGCGAGTACGCTGATTGCATGAGCATGATGGGAATGAGAGACTGCATCAGGTCTTGCCGTATGATCCCCATG CACAGAGGTCAGTTCAGGATGAAGATATATGAGAGGGAAAACTTTGGTGGTCAGAGTTACGAGATGATGGACGACTGTGACAACATCATGGACCGTTACCGTATGAACGACTGCCAGTCCTGCCACGTGATGGACGGCCACTGGCTGATGTACGAGCAGCCCAACTACAGAGGCAGGATGATGTACATGAGGCCCGGAGAGTACAGGAGCTTCAGGGACATGGGCATGAGTGGCATGAGGTGGATGAGCATGAGGCGCATCATGGACTCCGGCTACTAA
- the LOC116051120 gene encoding gamma-crystallin M3-like, whose translation MTNTSMNMRGKIIFYEERNFQGRHYECMSDCSDMSSYMSRCHSCRVESGCFMVYDRPNYMGNQYFMRRGEYADYMSMMGMRDCIRSCRMIPMHRGQFRMKIYERENFGGQSYELMDDCDNMMDRYHMNDCQSCHVMDGHWLMYEQPNYRGRMMYMRPGEYRSFRDMGMSGMRWMSMRRIMDSCY comes from the exons ATGACCAACACCAGCATGAACATGAGGGGCAAG ATCATCTTCTACGAGGAGAGGAACTTCCAGGGTCGCCACTATGAGTGCATGAGCGACTGCTCTGACATGTCCTCCTACATGAGCAGGTGCCACTCTTGCAGGGTGGAGAGCGGCTGCTTCATGGTCTACGACCGTCCCAACTACATGGGAAACCAGTACTTCATGAGGAGGGGCGAGTACGCTGATTACATGAGCATGATGGGAATGAGAGACTGCATCAGGTCTTGCCGTATGATCCCCATG CACAGAGGTCAGTTCAGGATGAAGATCTATGAGAGGGAGAACTTTGGTGGTCAGAGTTACGAGCTGATGGACGACTGTGACAACATGATGGACCGTTACCATATGAATGACTGCCAGTCCTGCCACGTGATGGACGGCCACTGGCTGATGTACGAGCAGCCCAACTACAGAGGCAGGATGATGTACATGAGGCCCGGAGAGTACAGGAGCTTCAGGGACATGGGCATGAGTGGCATGAGGTGGATGAGCATGAGGCGTATCATGGACTCCTGCTACTAA
- the LOC116051784 gene encoding gamma-crystallin M3-like has translation MTNTSMNMRGKIIFYEERNFQGRHYECMSDCSDMSSYMSRCHSCRVESGCFMVYDRPNYMGNQYFMKRGEYADYMSMMGMRDSIRSCRMIPMHRGQFRMKIYERENFGGQSYELMDDCDSIMDRYRMNDCQSCHVMDGHWLMYEQPNYRGRMMYMRPGEYRSFRDMGMSGMRWMSMRRIMDSCY, from the exons ATGACCAACACCAGCATGAACATGAGGGGCAAG ATCATCTTCTACGAGGAGAGGAACTTCCAGGGTCGCCACTATGAGTGCATGAGTGACTGCTCTGACATGTCCTCCTACATGAGCAGGTGCCACTCTTGCAGGGTGGAGAGCGGCTGCTTCATGGTCTACGACCGTCCCAACTACATGGGAAACCAGTACTTCATGAAGAGGGGCGAGTACGCTGATTACATGAGCATGATGGGAATGAGAGACAGCATCAGGTCTTGCCGTATGATCCCCATG CACAGAGGTCAGTTCAGGATGAAAATCTATGAGAGGGAGAACTTTGGTGGTCAGAGTTACGAGCTGATGGACGACTGTGACAGCATCATGGACCGTTACCGTATGAACGACTGCCAGTCCTGCCACGTGATGGACGGCCACTGGCTGATGTACGAGCAGCCCAACTACAGAGGCAGGATGATGTACATGAGGCCCGGAGAGTACAGGAGCTTCAGGGACATGGGCATGAGTGGCATGAGGTGGATGAGCATGAGGCGTATCATGGACTCCTGCTACTAA
- the LOC116051203 gene encoding gamma-crystallin M3-like: MTNTSMNMRGKIIFYEERNFQGRHYECMSDCSDMSSYMSRCHSCRVESGCFMVYDRPNYMGNQYFMKRGEYADYMSMMGMRDCIRSCRMIPMHRGQFRMKIYERENFGGQSYEMMDDCDNIMDRYRMNDCQSCHVMDGHWLMYEQPNYRGRMMYMRPGEYRSFRDMGMSGMRWMSMRRIMDSCY; the protein is encoded by the exons ATGACCAATACCAGCATGAACATGAGGGGCAAG ATCATCTTCTACGAGGAGAGGAACTTCCAGGGTCGCCACTATGAGTGCATGAGCGACTGCTCTGACATGTCCTCCTACATGAGCAGGTGCCACTCTTGCAGGGTGGAGAGCGGCTGCTTCATGGTCTACGACCGTCCCAACTACATGGGAAACCAGTACTTCATGAAGAGGGGCGAGTACGCTGACTACATGAGCATGATGGGAATGAGAGACTGCATCAGGTCTTGCCGTATGATCCCCATG CACAGAGGTCAGTTCAGGATGAAGATCTATGAGAGGGAGAACTTTGGTGGTCAGAGTTACGAGATGATGGACGACTGTGACAACATCATGGACCGTTACCGTATGAACGACTGCCAGTCCTGCCACGTGATGGACGGCCACTGGCTGATGTACGAGCAGCCCAACTACAGAGGCAGGATGATGTACATGAGGCCCGGAGAGTACAGGAGCTTCAGGGACATGGGCATGAGTGGCATGAGGTGGATGAGCATGAGGCGTATCATGGACTCCTGCTACTAA